From a single Aquincola tertiaricarbonis genomic region:
- a CDS encoding pyridoxamine 5'-phosphate oxidase family protein has product MASHDPSHHSAQPVAGSAPSERTRIRRIADNARYDRATLHAIVDAAYVCHVAFADDKGTHCIPTACWREGDHLYIHGSNGGRLIKLLAKGTQACVTITHVDGLVLARSAFHHSMNYRSAVVYGCFEAVTDKAAALDAFMHHLAPGREHEARPGNSKELAATTVMRISLAEAACKVRTGGPNDDVEDLQLPVWAGVLPLTMTRGAPVPDGLHIQPAPAYVRGWDGLAV; this is encoded by the coding sequence ATGGCCAGCCACGACCCTTCCCATCACAGCGCCCAACCCGTCGCTGGCTCGGCACCGAGCGAGCGCACCCGCATCCGGCGCATCGCCGACAACGCCCGCTACGACAGGGCCACGCTGCATGCGATCGTGGACGCGGCCTATGTGTGCCACGTGGCCTTTGCCGACGACAAGGGCACCCACTGCATTCCCACGGCCTGCTGGCGCGAAGGCGACCACCTGTACATCCACGGCTCCAACGGAGGGCGTCTGATCAAGCTGCTGGCCAAGGGCACGCAGGCCTGCGTCACCATCACGCACGTGGACGGCCTGGTGCTGGCACGTTCGGCCTTCCACCATTCGATGAACTACCGTTCGGCGGTGGTGTACGGCTGCTTCGAGGCCGTGACCGACAAGGCAGCGGCACTCGACGCTTTCATGCACCACCTCGCGCCCGGCCGTGAACACGAGGCGCGCCCGGGCAACAGCAAGGAGCTGGCGGCCACCACGGTGATGCGCATCTCGCTGGCAGAAGCGGCGTGCAAGGTGCGCACCGGCGGTCCGAACGACGACGTCGAGGATTTGCAGCTGCCGGTCTGGGCAGGCGTCCTGCCGCTGACGATGACGCGTGGTGCGCCGGTGCCGGATGGCCTGCACATTCAGCCTGCGCCAGCTTATGTGCGGGGGTGGGACGGCTTGGCTGTTTGA
- the pdxR gene encoding MocR-like pyridoxine biosynthesis transcription factor PdxR codes for MDYQLLFSRFAAQAEAAPWPRQRQLHECLRQAIRQGTLGGGVRLPASRTLAHELGIARNTVLYAYDQLATEGFVRPDRRGTVVAPWPSAANANTAAGHRPAPALRTGLSRRAQALQLTGSAEVADAAAAFTPGVPALQDFPLTLWRRLLERAWSQLRKPQLNYADPQGEATLREAIANHLRVARGALLEPGQVFITDGTQHSLDLVAHAFADAGDTVWIESPGYQGALAAFKGAQLKPIGMVVDAQGIAPSAADWQRHRPKLVYITPSHQYPTGSVLSMERRLALIAQARAASALLIEDDYDSEFRHDGPPLSCMQGLATDAPVLYLGTFSKTLFPALRIGFMVVPAALVAPLRQLLHGRSPRGRVAEQWALAEFMHSGQFSLHLRRMRRLYRQRRDALVAELTRQLGDVADVHGGSAGMHLALRLRDPHADDVSMSLWLRARGVVAPALSQHAIGQRTQPWRGFLLGYAQVPVEQMPERVQLLARAVRAATGP; via the coding sequence ATGGACTACCAGCTGCTCTTCTCCCGCTTCGCCGCCCAGGCTGAGGCGGCGCCCTGGCCCCGCCAGCGGCAGCTGCATGAATGCCTGCGACAGGCCATCCGCCAGGGCACGCTGGGCGGCGGTGTGCGCCTGCCCGCCAGCCGCACGCTGGCCCATGAGCTCGGCATCGCGCGCAACACCGTGCTGTATGCCTACGACCAGCTCGCCACCGAAGGCTTCGTGCGGCCCGACCGGCGCGGCACGGTGGTGGCGCCTTGGCCAAGTGCGGCAAACGCGAACACGGCGGCAGGCCACCGCCCTGCCCCGGCGCTGCGCACGGGCCTGTCGCGCCGCGCGCAGGCCTTGCAGCTGACCGGCAGCGCCGAGGTGGCCGACGCGGCTGCCGCCTTCACCCCGGGTGTGCCGGCGCTCCAGGACTTTCCGCTGACGCTGTGGCGCCGCCTGCTGGAGCGGGCCTGGAGCCAGCTGCGCAAGCCCCAGCTCAACTACGCCGATCCCCAGGGCGAAGCCACGCTGCGCGAGGCCATCGCCAACCACCTGCGCGTGGCGCGGGGTGCGCTGCTGGAGCCCGGCCAGGTGTTCATCACCGATGGCACGCAGCACAGCCTGGACCTGGTGGCCCACGCCTTTGCCGATGCGGGTGACACCGTGTGGATCGAGAGCCCCGGCTACCAGGGCGCGCTGGCCGCCTTCAAGGGCGCGCAGCTCAAGCCCATCGGCATGGTGGTGGACGCGCAGGGCATCGCCCCCAGCGCCGCCGACTGGCAGCGGCACCGGCCGAAGCTGGTGTACATCACGCCCTCGCACCAGTACCCCACCGGCAGCGTGCTGAGCATGGAGCGGCGCCTGGCCTTGATTGCCCAGGCGCGGGCGGCCTCGGCCCTGCTGATCGAAGACGACTACGACAGCGAGTTCCGGCACGACGGACCGCCGCTGTCGTGCATGCAGGGGCTGGCGACCGATGCGCCGGTGCTCTACCTGGGCACCTTCAGCAAGACCTTGTTTCCCGCACTGCGCATCGGCTTCATGGTGGTGCCCGCGGCCCTGGTGGCCCCGCTGCGGCAACTGCTGCACGGGCGCAGCCCGCGCGGGCGTGTGGCCGAGCAGTGGGCGCTGGCCGAGTTCATGCACAGCGGCCAGTTCAGCCTGCACCTGCGGCGCATGCGGCGCCTCTACCGCCAGCGGCGTGACGCGCTGGTGGCCGAGCTGACCCGCCAGCTGGGCGACGTGGCCGACGTGCACGGCGGCTCGGCCGGCATGCATCTGGCGCTGCGGCTGCGCGACCCCCACGCCGACGACGTGTCCATGAGCCTGTGGCTGCGTGCCCGCGGGGTGGTGGCCCCCGCGCTGAGCCAGCACGCCATCGGCCAGCGCACGCAGCCCTGGCGCGGCTTCCTGCTGGGTTATGCGCAGGTGCCGGTCGAGCAGATGCCCGAGCGGGTGCAGCTGCTGGCCAGGGCGGTGCGGGCTGCCACCGGCCCTTAA
- a CDS encoding M14 family zinc carboxypeptidase encodes MSSEWTTPFEQGNGNQTSTWAQCIEFHQRLAQAFPQWLQFEVVGQSDGGVPLHLGVFSVDGIFDPLTVQAAGRPVFFNNNGIHPGEPEGIDACMALVRDLCLDEARRRALGSTVLIYIPAYNVDGMLNRQDTSRVNQLGPEAFGFRGNARHLDLNRDFIKADSANARTFARVFTRWDPDVMVDTHTSNGADYQHVVTLIPTQPDKLGGLLGAHLRERMLPALYADMAGRGFPMCPYVNPLREIPDDGIADFLDSPRFSTGYAALHHCIGFMPETHMLKPFAERYHGTRALVDSALAYTVAHGSTIRAARAADRAAVAAGAPVPLNWALDTSRSTPFLFSGYQAVHEPSRLGRYQRLRYDRSQPWQKDIPYFDRYTATAQATPPRAYLVPQAWHDVAQRLQAHGVRLQRVARTMTLPAEAWRITHFRKRPLPFEGRHLHDELALQAEPLQATPTVGDWVVALGTTHDRFVIETLEPLGIDSFFRWGFFDSVLDKKEHFSDYVFEDEAERLLDAEPGLRQRFEAWQAAHPELQADPQAVLGFIYQHAQRYAEPEHGRYPVLRLAELPALLFQPEPR; translated from the coding sequence ATGAGCAGTGAATGGACCACGCCCTTCGAGCAGGGCAATGGCAACCAGACCAGCACCTGGGCGCAGTGCATCGAGTTCCATCAGCGGCTGGCGCAGGCCTTTCCGCAGTGGCTGCAGTTCGAGGTGGTCGGCCAGTCCGATGGCGGCGTGCCCTTGCACCTGGGCGTGTTCTCGGTCGATGGCATCTTCGATCCGCTGACGGTGCAGGCCGCCGGCCGGCCCGTGTTCTTCAACAACAACGGCATCCACCCCGGTGAGCCTGAGGGCATCGACGCCTGCATGGCGCTGGTGCGCGACCTCTGCCTGGACGAAGCGCGCCGCCGTGCGCTGGGCAGCACGGTGCTGATCTACATCCCGGCCTACAACGTCGACGGCATGCTGAACCGGCAGGACACCAGCCGCGTCAACCAGCTGGGGCCCGAGGCCTTCGGCTTTCGCGGCAATGCGCGCCACCTCGACCTGAACCGCGACTTCATCAAGGCCGACAGCGCCAACGCCCGCACCTTCGCCCGCGTGTTCACCCGCTGGGACCCGGACGTGATGGTCGACACCCACACCTCCAACGGCGCCGACTACCAGCACGTGGTCACGCTCATTCCCACCCAGCCCGACAAGCTGGGTGGCCTGCTGGGCGCCCACCTGCGCGAGCGCATGCTGCCGGCGCTGTACGCCGACATGGCCGGGCGCGGCTTTCCGATGTGCCCCTACGTGAACCCGCTGCGAGAGATCCCCGATGACGGCATCGCCGACTTCCTGGATTCGCCGCGCTTTTCCACCGGCTATGCGGCCCTGCACCACTGCATCGGCTTCATGCCCGAGACGCACATGCTCAAGCCCTTCGCCGAGCGCTACCACGGCACCCGCGCGCTGGTGGACAGTGCGCTGGCCTACACCGTGGCCCATGGCAGCACCATCCGTGCGGCGCGCGCCGCCGACCGCGCCGCAGTGGCGGCCGGCGCGCCCGTGCCCTTGAACTGGGCGCTCGACACCAGCCGCAGCACGCCTTTTCTCTTCAGCGGGTACCAGGCGGTGCATGAGCCCAGCCGGCTGGGCCGCTACCAGCGCCTGCGCTACGACCGCAGCCAGCCCTGGCAGAAGGACATCCCCTACTTCGACCGCTACACCGCCACCGCCCAGGCCACGCCGCCGCGCGCTTATCTGGTGCCGCAGGCCTGGCACGACGTGGCCCAGCGGCTGCAGGCCCATGGCGTGAGGCTGCAGCGCGTGGCGCGCACGATGACGCTGCCGGCCGAGGCCTGGCGCATCACCCACTTCCGCAAGCGGCCCCTGCCCTTCGAGGGCCGCCACCTGCACGACGAGCTGGCGCTGCAGGCCGAGCCGCTGCAGGCCACGCCGACCGTGGGTGACTGGGTGGTGGCGCTGGGCACCACGCACGACCGCTTCGTCATCGAGACGCTGGAGCCGTTGGGCATCGACAGCTTCTTCCGATGGGGCTTCTTCGACAGCGTGCTCGACAAGAAGGAACACTTCAGCGACTACGTGTTCGAGGACGAAGCCGAGCGCCTGCTGGATGCCGAACCCGGCCTGCGCCAGCGCTTCGAGGCCTGGCAGGCCGCCCACCCCGAACTGCAGGCCGACCCGCAAGCGGTGCTGGGCTTCATCTACCAGCACGCCCAGCGCTACGCCGAGCCCGAGCACGGCCGCTACCCGGTGCTGCGCCTGGCCGAGCTGCCCGCCCTGCTCTTCCAACCGGAGCCCCGATGA
- a CDS encoding S9 family peptidase, whose amino-acid sequence MSRPSQRPLLPDDFIPVSSPASPSVHSPLFSGDGRRIAYLQRHGGPDTLALYVFDRDSGQTTLRLPADALPPLPMTLAEELARERARQRFDGITHARWLPGTPRLWCALGQRLVLVADEAATAPVLHTHPQYIEAALATALPGGHAITYSAGGDLWRVPVTDGGRTFGSVQRLTDDGSATLLNGIPDAMTREEVFNGAAFITVREGRQLAWARFDTSAVERIDVGNGAQTRIEPTRYARPGGAVAVFSIELLDLGHEAPAAPRTLLAADLAWPYYRGLADWGAGTLLLTRLSRDQTRLQLLQLDLASGLATELLTLTQTPWINAIAPPLRRADGSFFLIHENGGIGRIGLYDAQGGWQCDIGDLGDAVGHIDGLVGLDGDGGGLYFGATGADARQHHVFRAGPADGWHCRQLTQATGVHGATLAPDGRHWLHSFESMTEAPSLVLESVPVPVPPTTPEATQPRAAEHRFAADPAPAWLGSVRPPVLHELLSADGRTTLHAAVYEPDAELPGLRPVVLLVYGGPHLQAVRQSWAMTVDMRTQYLVQRGFFVIKVDNRGAAGRGIVFEQPVYGRLGHAEVDDQAAALAQLLPRLPRADRSRIAACGWSYGGYMTLRCLQQRPELFKAGVAGAPVVNWEDYDAPYTERYMGTPQPLPTFAQANAEGYAASSVLRGDGEVQGPLLLIHGMNDENVLLRHSTALMEDLARRRVPYELLLLPGERHGVRSATQRPYLELRIAEFLQRVLGREGPA is encoded by the coding sequence ATGAGCCGCCCCTCTCAGCGACCCCTGCTGCCTGACGACTTCATCCCGGTCAGCTCACCGGCCTCGCCATCCGTCCACAGCCCGCTGTTCAGCGGCGATGGCCGGCGCATTGCGTACCTGCAGCGCCACGGCGGGCCTGACACGCTGGCGCTCTACGTATTCGACCGCGACAGCGGCCAGACCACGCTGCGCCTACCCGCCGATGCACTGCCGCCGCTGCCGATGACGCTGGCCGAAGAGCTGGCGCGCGAGCGCGCCCGCCAGCGCTTCGACGGCATCACCCATGCGCGCTGGCTGCCAGGTACCCCGCGGCTGTGGTGCGCGCTCGGCCAGCGGCTGGTGCTGGTGGCCGATGAAGCCGCCACCGCGCCGGTGCTGCACACCCACCCGCAATACATCGAGGCCGCGCTGGCCACCGCGCTGCCCGGCGGCCATGCCATCACCTACAGCGCCGGCGGCGACCTGTGGCGGGTGCCGGTGACGGACGGCGGTCGGACCTTCGGCAGCGTGCAGCGCTTGACCGACGACGGCAGCGCCACGCTGCTCAACGGCATCCCCGATGCGATGACGCGCGAGGAGGTGTTCAACGGCGCCGCCTTCATCACCGTGCGCGAAGGCCGGCAACTGGCCTGGGCGCGCTTCGATACCTCGGCCGTGGAGCGCATCGACGTGGGCAATGGCGCGCAGACGCGCATCGAACCCACCCGCTATGCCCGCCCCGGCGGTGCGGTGGCGGTGTTCAGCATCGAGCTGCTGGACCTGGGCCACGAGGCGCCCGCTGCGCCCCGCACGCTGCTGGCCGCCGACCTGGCCTGGCCCTACTACCGCGGGCTGGCCGACTGGGGCGCCGGCACGCTGCTGCTGACCCGCCTGTCACGCGACCAGACGCGGCTGCAGCTGCTGCAGCTGGACCTGGCCAGCGGCCTGGCCACCGAGCTGCTGACGCTGACGCAGACGCCGTGGATCAACGCCATCGCGCCGCCGCTGCGCCGCGCCGACGGCAGCTTCTTCCTGATCCACGAGAACGGCGGCATCGGCCGCATCGGCCTGTACGACGCGCAAGGCGGCTGGCAGTGCGACATCGGCGACCTGGGCGACGCCGTGGGCCACATCGACGGCCTGGTCGGGCTGGACGGTGACGGCGGCGGTCTGTACTTCGGCGCCACCGGCGCCGATGCGCGGCAGCACCATGTGTTCCGCGCCGGTCCGGCCGACGGCTGGCACTGCCGGCAGCTGACGCAGGCCACCGGTGTGCACGGCGCCACGCTGGCGCCGGACGGCCGGCACTGGCTGCACAGCTTTGAATCGATGACCGAAGCGCCTTCGCTGGTGCTGGAGTCGGTGCCAGTGCCGGTGCCGCCGACCACACCCGAAGCAACGCAGCCGCGGGCGGCGGAACACCGTTTCGCGGCCGACCCGGCGCCCGCCTGGCTGGGCAGCGTGCGGCCGCCGGTGCTGCATGAGCTGCTGTCGGCCGACGGTCGCACGACGCTGCACGCGGCGGTGTACGAACCCGATGCCGAGCTGCCCGGCTTGCGCCCCGTGGTGCTGCTGGTGTACGGCGGCCCCCACCTGCAGGCGGTGCGGCAGTCGTGGGCGATGACGGTGGACATGCGCACGCAGTACCTGGTGCAGCGCGGCTTTTTCGTCATCAAGGTGGACAACCGCGGCGCGGCCGGCCGCGGCATCGTGTTCGAGCAGCCGGTGTACGGCCGCCTAGGCCATGCCGAGGTCGACGACCAGGCCGCAGCGCTGGCGCAGTTGCTGCCCCGCCTGCCGCGCGCTGACCGCAGCCGCATCGCGGCCTGCGGCTGGAGCTACGGCGGCTACATGACGCTGCGCTGCCTGCAGCAGCGGCCCGAGCTCTTCAAGGCCGGGGTGGCCGGCGCCCCGGTGGTGAACTGGGAGGACTACGACGCCCCCTACACCGAGCGCTACATGGGCACGCCGCAGCCGCTGCCCACCTTCGCGCAGGCCAATGCCGAGGGTTATGCAGCCAGCAGCGTGCTGCGCGGTGATGGCGAGGTGCAGGGCCCGCTGCTGCTGATCCATGGCATGAACGACGAGAACGTGCTGCTGCGCCACAGCACCGCGCTGATGGAAGACCTGGCCCGGCGGCGTGTGCCCTACGAGCTGCTGCTGCTGCCCGGTGAGCGGCACGGCGTGCGCTCGGCCACGCAGCGGCCCTACCTGGAGCTGCGCATCGCCGAGTTCCTGCAGCGGGTGCTGGGCCGCGAAGGCCCGGCGTGA
- a CDS encoding LytR/AlgR family response regulator transcription factor, producing the protein MPTTALIADDEPLLREHLASHLARAWPELQLVGQARNGREAVAMFEELQPQVVFLDVHMPGLNGIEAARSIGRRAHIVFVTAYEQYAVQAFEQGAVDYLVKPFQEARLADTVQRLRERLARPAPEMGPLLDELAAALRERAGTAAPAHAAAAPRWLQWIKASVGPTLRLIPVDEVQYLRSDEKYTLVAWQGGDALIRRSIRELVEELDPDCFVQIHRSVIVNLRHVQQVVRSGNDTADVLLKGRPERLPVSRSYLHVFRQM; encoded by the coding sequence ATGCCCACCACCGCCCTGATCGCCGACGACGAGCCGCTGCTGCGCGAGCACCTGGCCAGCCACCTGGCGCGCGCCTGGCCCGAGCTGCAGCTGGTGGGCCAGGCCCGCAACGGGCGCGAGGCCGTGGCGATGTTCGAAGAACTGCAGCCGCAGGTGGTGTTCCTGGACGTGCACATGCCCGGCCTCAACGGCATCGAGGCGGCGCGCAGCATCGGCCGGCGCGCGCACATCGTGTTCGTCACCGCGTACGAGCAGTACGCGGTGCAGGCCTTCGAGCAGGGCGCGGTCGACTACCTCGTCAAGCCCTTCCAGGAAGCGCGCCTGGCCGACACGGTGCAGCGCCTGCGCGAGCGCCTGGCCAGGCCGGCGCCCGAGATGGGCCCGCTGCTGGACGAGCTGGCCGCGGCGCTGCGCGAGCGTGCCGGCACGGCGGCGCCCGCACACGCCGCGGCGGCGCCCCGCTGGCTGCAATGGATCAAGGCCTCGGTGGGCCCCACGCTGCGGCTGATTCCGGTGGACGAGGTGCAGTACCTGCGCTCCGACGAAAAGTACACGCTGGTGGCCTGGCAGGGCGGCGATGCGCTGATCCGCCGCAGCATCCGCGAACTGGTGGAGGAGCTGGACCCCGACTGCTTCGTGCAGATCCACCGTTCGGTGATCGTCAACCTGCGGCACGTGCAGCAGGTGGTGCGCAGCGGCAACGACACGGCCGACGTGCTGCTGAAGGGCCGACCCGAGCGGCTGCCGGTGAGCCGCAGCTACCTGCATGTGTTTCGGCAGATGTAA
- a CDS encoding sensor histidine kinase: MLPPDTAPPMPTPAAGSAGLLGGLTGRSVAMAVALAVVVAALLNPLFMPPFPVVLGRTLFLAMVLLLAFHAAGRLPVHRLPGWMPRWLLQLLAIVLAAPLATACIYLLYAGGNVLALFDNPGVVAGFSWIAGTGLVLGLVLALGALFRERDAQARNLALQFALERETLKRQAADARLALLQSQVEPHFLFNTLANVQALVESGSPRAGPVLQTLTEYLRAAMPGLRDAQPTLGDELARVRAYLSLMEMRMPDRLRWQVQADPALAGLRFPPMALLTLVENAVRHGIDPSEEGGEVQVLATARPDGGLQLTVQDSGVGMDGAGSAPTVDGAASSPPAGGTGLANLRARLQAMYGDAARLTLTEPHPHGLRAEIRLPPPDARSGVTPLP; the protein is encoded by the coding sequence ATGTTGCCGCCCGACACCGCTCCACCCATGCCCACGCCGGCCGCCGGGTCCGCCGGCCTGCTGGGCGGCCTGACCGGCCGCAGCGTGGCCATGGCGGTGGCGCTGGCCGTGGTGGTGGCGGCGCTGCTGAACCCGCTGTTCATGCCGCCGTTTCCGGTGGTGCTGGGCCGCACGCTGTTCCTGGCCATGGTGCTGCTGCTGGCCTTTCATGCGGCCGGGCGCCTGCCGGTGCACCGGCTGCCGGGCTGGATGCCGCGCTGGTTGCTGCAGCTGCTGGCCATCGTGCTGGCCGCGCCGCTGGCCACTGCCTGCATCTACCTGCTTTATGCCGGCGGCAACGTCCTGGCGCTGTTCGACAACCCGGGCGTGGTGGCCGGCTTCAGCTGGATTGCGGGCACCGGTCTCGTGCTGGGCCTGGTGCTGGCACTGGGCGCGCTGTTCCGTGAACGGGATGCGCAGGCGCGCAACCTGGCGCTGCAGTTTGCGCTGGAACGCGAAACCCTCAAGCGCCAGGCCGCCGATGCGCGGCTGGCGCTGCTGCAGTCGCAGGTAGAGCCGCATTTCCTGTTCAACACCCTGGCCAACGTGCAGGCGCTGGTGGAAAGCGGCTCGCCACGCGCCGGCCCGGTGCTGCAGACGCTGACCGAGTACCTGCGCGCCGCGATGCCCGGCCTGCGCGATGCGCAGCCCACGCTGGGCGACGAGCTGGCGCGCGTGCGCGCCTACCTGTCGCTGATGGAGATGCGCATGCCCGACCGGCTGCGCTGGCAGGTGCAGGCCGACCCGGCGCTGGCCGGCCTGCGCTTTCCGCCGATGGCGCTGCTGACGCTGGTGGAAAACGCGGTGCGCCACGGCATCGACCCCAGCGAGGAGGGCGGCGAGGTGCAGGTGCTGGCCACCGCCCGGCCCGATGGCGGCCTGCAGCTGACGGTGCAGGACAGCGGCGTCGGCATGGACGGCGCTGGGTCCGCGCCAACGGTGGACGGCGCCGCATCGTCACCCCCTGCGGGCGGCACCGGCCTGGCCAACCTGCGCGCGCGCCTGCAGGCCATGTACGGCGATGCGGCCCGCCTGACGCTCACCGAACCACACCCCCATGGCCTGCGGGCCGAGATCCGGCTGCCGCCGCCCGACGCCCGCAGCGGCGTGACCCCGTTGCCTTGA
- a CDS encoding C1 family peptidase has translation MVTKKKADVTAKPAAKSRAKPRAKPKPPAWKRAARPDAIDFRDRLFTPAISMCPAPTLFPKVALPIKNQGETNACTGFALSAVAEYALRASKRELEPLISPYMLYSMARRYDEFPGSVADEGSSLRGALKGWFKHGACAFDLFPALEMPPAAPTIDQDWWYDAVRRPLGAYYRITPTQITDMHAALNEAGILYVSCGCHAGWDQGMQLPTMAERPSSFDEVWTIPVEPGWAAHAGHAFVIVGYNEHGFLIQNSWGPEWGSHGYAILTYDDWLKNAMDCWVVQLGVVTQDHRELARTATLRTDARGKVALAQSEVLRNRELSPFIINMGNNGALSTSGVFRTTPDDVRAIADIQLERARQAWGLQNDVIDVCLYAHGGLVSEQAAADIAAQWIPMLYDRRIFPVFLMWETGFVETLKAMLAEAIGGAPKVAGGLERWWNQRLERLLARPGTAVWGEMKENANLMSLYREGVPDDQQAGAVLLWQHFSKAVTNKRVRMHFVGHSAGAIAGTYLIQRLAEQGMGFESVSFMAPAVRLDTFTERLLPLLQSGQVKRYQQFSLTDRAEEDDPTCGPYRRSLLYLVRESFEGGSTTPILGMERDVREPAKGWPNTTLLLAPGSASAASHHGAFDDDALTQQRVLKFIQGR, from the coding sequence ATGGTCACGAAAAAAAAAGCCGACGTCACCGCCAAACCCGCCGCCAAGTCGCGCGCCAAACCCCGCGCCAAGCCCAAGCCCCCGGCCTGGAAGCGGGCCGCCCGGCCCGACGCCATCGACTTCCGCGACCGGCTGTTCACGCCGGCCATCTCGATGTGCCCGGCGCCCACGCTGTTCCCCAAGGTGGCGCTGCCCATCAAGAACCAGGGTGAGACCAACGCCTGCACCGGCTTTGCGCTGTCGGCGGTGGCCGAGTACGCGCTGCGCGCCTCCAAGCGCGAGCTGGAACCGTTGATCTCGCCCTACATGCTGTATTCGATGGCCCGGCGCTACGACGAGTTTCCGGGCTCGGTGGCCGACGAAGGGTCCAGCCTGCGCGGCGCGCTCAAGGGCTGGTTCAAGCACGGCGCCTGCGCCTTCGACCTCTTTCCCGCGCTGGAGATGCCGCCGGCCGCGCCCACCATCGACCAGGACTGGTGGTACGACGCGGTGCGCCGGCCGCTGGGCGCGTACTACCGCATCACGCCCACGCAGATCACCGACATGCATGCGGCGCTGAACGAGGCCGGCATCCTGTACGTGAGCTGCGGCTGCCATGCCGGCTGGGACCAGGGCATGCAGCTGCCCACGATGGCTGAGCGGCCCAGCAGCTTCGACGAGGTGTGGACCATCCCGGTGGAGCCGGGCTGGGCAGCGCATGCCGGCCATGCCTTCGTCATCGTCGGCTACAACGAGCACGGCTTCCTGATCCAGAACTCCTGGGGGCCTGAGTGGGGCTCGCATGGCTACGCCATCCTCACCTACGACGACTGGCTGAAGAACGCCATGGACTGCTGGGTGGTGCAGCTGGGCGTGGTGACGCAGGACCACCGCGAGCTCGCCCGCACCGCCACGCTGCGCACCGACGCCCGCGGCAAGGTGGCGCTGGCGCAGAGCGAGGTGCTGCGCAACCGCGAGCTGTCGCCCTTCATCATCAACATGGGCAACAACGGCGCGCTGTCCACCAGCGGCGTGTTCCGCACCACGCCCGACGACGTGCGTGCGATCGCCGACATCCAGCTGGAGCGGGCGCGGCAGGCCTGGGGCCTGCAGAACGACGTGATCGACGTGTGCCTGTATGCCCACGGGGGCCTGGTGAGCGAGCAGGCGGCGGCCGACATCGCGGCGCAGTGGATCCCGATGCTGTACGACCGTCGCATCTTCCCGGTCTTCCTGATGTGGGAAACCGGCTTCGTCGAGACGCTCAAGGCCATGCTGGCCGAGGCCATCGGCGGCGCGCCCAAGGTGGCCGGCGGGCTGGAGCGCTGGTGGAACCAGCGGCTGGAACGCCTGCTGGCACGCCCCGGTACCGCGGTGTGGGGCGAGATGAAGGAAAACGCCAACCTGATGAGCCTGTACCGCGAAGGCGTGCCCGACGACCAGCAGGCCGGCGCGGTGCTGCTGTGGCAGCACTTCTCGAAGGCGGTGACCAACAAGCGTGTGCGCATGCACTTCGTCGGCCACTCGGCTGGTGCCATCGCGGGCACCTACCTGATCCAGCGGCTGGCCGAGCAGGGCATGGGCTTCGAGTCGGTGAGCTTCATGGCGCCCGCGGTGCGGCTGGACACCTTCACCGAACGCCTGCTGCCGCTGCTCCAGAGCGGCCAGGTCAAGCGCTACCAGCAGTTCAGCCTGACCGACCGCGCCGAAGAGGACGACCCCACCTGCGGCCCGTACCGCAGATCGCTGCTGTACCTGGTGCGTGAATCGTTCGAAGGCGGCTCGACCACGCCCATCCTGGGCATGGAGCGCGACGTGCGCGAGCCCGCCAAGGGCTGGCCCAACACCACGCTGCTGCTGGCTCCGGGCAGCGCCAGCGCCGCCTCCCACCACGGCGCCTTCGACGACGACGCGCTCACCCAGCAACGGGTGCTGAAGTTCATTCAAGGCCGATAA
- a CDS encoding response regulator transcription factor, with product MDETHDDRVLLIVEDDDALAATLCRSFERRGWSVVRAHDLDSMRAVLEQHAPSHAVVDLKLANGSSGLACVQALHAHDDEMAIVVLTGYASIATAVEAIKLGARHYLAKPANTDDIEAAFARTEGETDVDMTNRATSIKTLEWERIHETLADTGFNISETARRLGMHRRTLARKLEKQRVK from the coding sequence CTGGACGAGACCCACGACGACCGCGTACTGCTCATCGTCGAGGACGACGATGCCCTGGCCGCCACGCTGTGCCGCAGCTTCGAGCGCCGCGGCTGGAGCGTGGTGCGCGCCCACGACCTGGACAGCATGCGGGCGGTGCTGGAGCAGCATGCGCCCAGCCATGCGGTGGTGGACCTGAAGCTGGCCAACGGCAGCTCGGGCCTGGCCTGCGTGCAGGCGCTGCATGCGCACGACGACGAGATGGCCATCGTGGTGCTGACCGGCTATGCCAGCATCGCCACCGCGGTGGAGGCCATCAAGCTGGGCGCGCGCCACTACCTGGCCAAACCGGCCAACACCGACGACATCGAAGCCGCCTTCGCCCGCACCGAAGGCGAGACCGACGTCGACATGACCAACCGCGCCACCTCCATCAAGACGCTGGAGTGGGAGCGCATCCACGAAACGCTGGCCGACACCGGCTTCAACATCAGCGAGACGGCGCGCCGCCTGGGCATGCACCGCCGCACGCTGGCCCGCAAGCTGGAGAAGCAGCGGGTGAAGTGA